CCGGCTTTCCCGGTTGTGCGTCGGGAAACTTCGATCGGAAACGGCCGATGCTGCGGTCGAGGAGTCGGGAGACCTGCTCCCGCGAGTCCGGCCGGTACAAGCTGTGGTCTCCCTCCGGGACGCCGAGAACCTCGACGTCCGTCGGCCACGCCCCGGGGCCGACGGATTCGAGAGTCTCGTGGCCGCGGTGCTTGCGGAAGTGCGCCTCATCCACTGGGGAGAGGATGATCGTGGTCTTTACCTCCTTGTCCGCCAGCGATTTGAGCGCCTGCCCCGGGGACTGGCCCACCCCGAACCGGGCGGCGCACTCCCACAGCCGCAGCGGCACGCGCCTGCTGGCCCACAGGGTCGCGGACTTGATGATCTTCCTCAGGCGCGCGCTTCCCCCCGCGGTGGACAGGTGCGCCTCCGGGCGAATGTATTCCCCGGTGTCCGGGTCGAGTCCGTGCTTGCGTGCCGACTTCTTGTCCACGGGCTTTCTCCGGCGTGACCATTGCGTCGAATTGATCAGCACCACGGAGTCGGCGCCCAGCTCGAGGGCGGTTTCGACGGACATCCACGCGCCGGAACACAGGCCGATAAGCATGAGCGTTCGGCCGGGATCGGCGCCATGCGCACCCGCCTCAATCTCACCCATGAGCTCTCGGGCAAGCTCGACGGCGTCCTCCCTCGACTGGCTCGAGTACAGCACGGGGATGGTCCCTCGCTCGATGACGCCGGATTCGCCGTAGTTGTCCTTGTCGTGCCGGGCGAAGGCGAGGCCTCCCCCCGCGTGCTGGCGCGCGTAGGCGACCCAGAGGTACGCCGGGCCCCACGCGGGCTCGTTGGCCGTCGACTCGAAGATGACCATTCCCTTGGCGGGAGTGGCGGCGCTGCTGGTCACGAACGTGAGGAGGCGCCGCTCCGTGCGCAGCTCGATAGTCTCGCGCAGCTGCTCGCCGTGCGCCGAGGTGAAGAGGACCTCCCGGCGTAGCGTCGTAAGCGAGGGGTGCGAGGAGTGCAGGCCGGCGTCGGCGCCCCTCTTCGGCGGCACCGCCAGGTCGACGAACCTCGAGATGTCGTTGTAGGGGACGTGGTGAATAAGCGTGGCGGGGGAGATGAAGGGGACGGATTCGCACAGGGGAATCACCAGGTCGGAGTTCGTCCGCAGCTGATCGAGAAAACGGTCGTTGAGGGACTCCGGCGAGCACGCCAGGATCCGGCGCAGCCCGGGTTCCGTCCCGAGCTGCCGCCAGTTCAGCGCCCCCAGGTTGTCGGCGAGAGACCGGGGGACCTGGAACTCCAGCGCGGAAAACGCGGCTTCGTCGACGATCGCGCCCACGGTCACGGCGAACTTCGCCTGCTGCTCGCGGAGCCAGCGCTTGCCCGACGCGACCGGCTCCCAGTGCGTGATGCTTTCGACGCAGGACAGCTGGCCCGCCCCCGCGTGCGACGCCCACACTTCCGTGATAAACGCGCTCATCCGGAAATCGAGAATACGGAGGCGAGCGACGCCCAAGCCCCTCAGGTGGGAAACCGCCGCCGAGATCGACTCCACCCACCTGGTGAGGTCGGTGAGCTGGGAGTGGTCGCCGAAGGAGGAGCCGGTGCCCGCCAAGTCAAAGCGCAGGACCGCGTAGCCCCGCGCGGCGAGCTCGCCGCCCAGGAACCGCAGCCCGCGGTGCGTCGTCAGTTTTTCTTCCCCGAGGGGCGGGACGATGATGAAACCCTCGTCCGTCGCCCGATCCCGCGGTAAGTCGAGACACCCGAACAGGGGCTCCTCGCCTTCCCCGAACCAGTGGGGAAAGGTGAAGTGCCGCGGGCTCTCCAACCGGATTTCTGGCGTGTGCGTCAACGGGCTTCTGCCTTCTCCTCTGCCGATTTTTATCAACCTGCGTTACAGCCCAAGCGCGCTCTTCGCGGCGGCCGGCCAGGCCCCGAGATCGGTGCCGTGGGTTGCAAAAAGGGCGAGGGTGATGCGATCGAGGCCGAAGGCGGTGCAGGCGGTGCTCGCAACCTCGCCGGAGCTGGTGGTGAGGCTGAAGCGAGACCCGAAGTGATCTTCGGCGTTGTTGCACGAGGCGATGGCGACGGGTTCGAGCTCCGGCCCGTAGACGGGAACCACGAACTCGGTCTTGAGGTCCTTCTCGAGCTGGCCGCCAGCCAGCAGGTTCCCCACCCGCCCGAAGAAGGGGTCGTTGGCGGGGCCGGCGTCGACGGGCAGGCCCAGTGACTTCAGCATGTCGCGGACGACGGGTATCCAGCCCTCGCGGAAGCCCTGTGCTCCCTCCGAGTCCCCGGCGTAGACGAGCTCGCGCATCCGAAAGGACTGGAGACGGAATGGGTCGGTGGAGGGCTCGTGGCGGAAGCACCAGCCCTCCACGTCAGCGGTCACGCCTTCGGCGGGAAGTGTGGAGGGCAGTTGGGCGTAGAGAGGGTGGCACGCGGCCGAGACCATCATCGAGTCCCCTGGTTCGAGGTGGTGCCTCCATTCCGCGTTGCGGGACCGCGCTTGGATGATGCGGTTGTGCTCCTTGTTCCCGCCGGTGAACACCGAGATGATCCCCGTGAGGTGGGGGAAGGACTCCACGTAGTCCGTCTTCTCGTAAGTTGAGGAGGGCAGGATCGGGCCGAACCTGTGGACCTCCCAGGTGCCGTTCGCGACGAGACGGGACTCGCGACGGCTCGTCCTCTCGATGAGGGCCGACACCCGCTCGATTACCGCACGATACGGTTCGTGCCGGTCGTAGAGGCCGGGGGCCCCGGCAGGGGTCAGGATACCGCCAGCTGTAAGTTTATTGAGGAAGTCCTTATATGCCCCGGAACGCTGCTCGGTGTCCACGGTGTGCATGTCGGTGTCTGGTGCGTTGGGCATCACAGCTCCTTTGCCGGGAAACTCGCTGTTACATCGGTATTGTGAGATTTTTTCACGTGTCTGCACGGGGGCAGATCAAGTTCTAAACTGTACACCCACCTGGATAGTGTGAAAAGCGTAGAAGAAATAAGTTGGTAATTACTTGAAGTTTATTTACTACTTACTTAGGATTGCTCACCGAGCCCGGCTTTGCTCGGCGCGAGCTGCCGCCCGGGTTGGGAAACGGCCTGTCGAAGTCGCTGATGTGCGCTCCCGGGGAGGCTGCCCCGCACCCTCCCCGGAGCCGCGAAAAGGGGGAAGTCTGATAAATGCACAAAATCTTCGAGCGCTTCCTGCCTGCCGCGCTGCGCGGGCCGCGCGCCGAGTCCGCTGGCCCAGTCCCCGCGCCCTATGTGCGTGTGGGGTGCGACGTCGCCGCGATCTCAGACGTGCAGTGGGCTATGGACCGCTTCGGCGACCGGTACCTGACACGGGTGTTCGGCCTTTCCGGGCCCTTGTCCCGGTACGAATTGAGCCCTCAGCACTTGGCCGGAAAATTCGCCGCCATGGAGGCGGTCGCGAAGATTCTGGATGTGCGGGCCACCTCCGTTCCGCTGGGCGACATCGAGATTGTGAACAACCCGTCCGGACGGCCCAGCGTTGTCCTGCATCGGCGGGCAAGCGAGGTCGCACGGGCTCTCGGCGTGCAAGCCTGGGATGTTTCGATCTCGCACGAGGCGGACACCGCATTCGCGGTCGCCGTAGCTACGGGCCTGGCGGGGCGTGGGGGGCAGACGCAGGAAACGCAAAGCAGTCAGTTTAGGCAAGTTTAGGAATAGAGGAAGGCGAACATGGACATTCTCTTCGAAATTAGGGAAGCACTGAAAGAAGCTACCCACGGGAAGATGGGCGACCGCGTCACGACGGTCGACGAAAACCTCCTGGAGATGGGTTTGACATCCCACCAGATCGTGCAGTGGATGATCGGCATCGAGGAGGCTCTGGATATCGAATTTCCCGACGACCAGCTGAATCGGGAGACGTTCGCATCGATCTCTTCCGTCCACCGGGCCGTGGAGACACAGGTCCGGTAGGACCGGTTGCGATCGACGGAGCTGAATCCTTGGCATTCAAACAGATCGTGGACCGTGGGAGCTTGCCCGGGGGGGTGAGAGAGACAACAGCTGCTACCGCAGTCAACAGAAGCAGGACCGTGGCGTTCGATCTCGATCCCGCTCACCGAGCGTGTGACACGCTGATTCTGGTTTTCGCCAGTTTCGCGTCGTTCGGTAGGCACCCCCTGCTGCTGGCTGCAGCCATGGTCCTGGCGCTCCAGTTCATCCCGAACCTGTACCGCCACAGGCTGACCCTGTCGGCCCTGGACGAGGCGCCACGACTGCTGGTTGCGGGCGGTATCTCGGCGTTCGTGGCAGTCGTGCTGACGGACCAGGAATGGACCGAGACGGGAATAGTCCGCTTCTGGTTTCTGGTGACGGTTGCTCTCTTCCTGGGTAGGGCAGTGACGAATGTCCTGATTCGCGCGACACGGCGTAGGTGGAGGGCCACCCGGCGACGCACGGCAATTCTCGGCGGCGGGCAGAGTGGAGCCGACCTGTGCGACATTTTGCTCGAGCAGCCGGAGCTTGGTTTGCAGCCGGTGGTCGTCGTGGACATGACCCGGAGGGTGGCATACACCCGGAGCTCCTCGGTGCCAGTCAAAGTGGTCGAACCCGACGGCTTGGCCGATTTTCTCGTCCGCGTGCGGGCGAGCGTCCTTATCGTCGCCGACTCCCAATTCGAGGACCGGCAGGTCCTTGAGATGCTCCGCGACTGCGTTCGCCTCGACACCGAGATCTTCATTCTGCCCACCCTGTCGGACTACATCAGCCTGGAAGGCGCGATGGACAGGGTCCGCTCCTACCCTTTGGCGCGGGTGAGGCGTGCCCCGTACCGCTCCTTCGCCTGGGGTCTGAAGCGCCCGATCGATATGGTGCTGAGCGCCACTGCCCTCATCCTCCTGTCTCCCGTTCTTCTCGTGTTCGCGGTCCTGATCAAACTCGAGGATCGTGGAGCGCCGGTTTTGTTCCGCCAGACCAGGATTGGAGTCGATGAGAAACCGTTTGAGCTGCTCAAGTTCCGCTCAATGACGCCGAAGAACGTTCACGAAAGCGACACCACGTGGAACATCGCAGGCGATCCGCGGATCACGCGGCTCGGGGCGTTTATGCGACGCTACTCCATAGACGAGTTCCCGCAGATCTACAATGTTCTGCGCGGGGACATGGCTCTCGTCGGGCCGCGCCCGGAGCGCCCGACGTTCGTCGAGAAGTTCAACGAGGAGCACGAGGGTTATCGCGCCCGACACCGGGTGCCCGTTGGTCTGACTGGCTGGGCGGCGGCGAACGGCCTCCGCGGCGACACCAGTATCCGTGAACGGGTGAAGTTCGACAATTTCTACATCGAGAACTGGTCCCTCTGGCTCGACTTCAAGATCATCGTCCTGACCTTGGGGGCTGTATTCAGAGGGAGTGGTTCGTAGAATGAACTCGCCAGAATCCACTCTCAGCGTCGTGCTCGGCGCGATGGCCTTGAGACCCGGTGGAAGCGGGGTGCAGACCTACGAAAGGGAGCTCCTCAACGCCGCTGCTATGCGGCTTGAAGGAAAGGTGAAGCTGTCCGCGACCGTCCAGCGCGACACCGTCGGCGAGCTCCCGGATGCTGTGGCTCCGATTCCGCGGCCGGTCGGCGGCGGGGTGAAGAGGGCGTTACACGGTCTCCAGCCGGTGCGAGGCGCTGATCTGTTCCATTCCCTCGACGTGGACCTCCCCCTGGGGCAAGGGGGAGCGCTCGTCGCCACCGTTCACGATATGTCGGTCTTTGACACGCCTTGGGCGATGAGTCGGGTGCGTGCGCGGGGCGAGCAGGTTCTACTTCGCCGTTCTCTTCAGAAAGCCGACGAGCTTATAGCAGTTTCCGCTTTCACCGCGCAGCGGATTGAAGCTCTGCTGAAGCGCACAGCCCACGTGATCCCGCTTGCCCCCGCGTCCTGGGCCCGGATTCCCGGGGACAACGAGGTCGGCGAGGTGAGGAGAAAGTACGGCCTGCCGGAGCGGTTCGTGTTCCAGCTCGGCACCCTGGAGCCACGCAAGCGGCCGGACGTGCCAGCGGTGGCCGCCGCCAAGCTGGGCATTCCCATGGTCGTGGCGGGCGCCGGGACAGACGGCCCGCTGCCGTTTCCGGCCCGCGGCCTGGGGTACGTCGACCGCGAAGACATCCCGGCACTCTACCGCGCGGCGAGCGTAGTGTGCTACGCCTCGGTCTATGAGGGGTTCGGCCTGCCCCCAGTGGAGGCGATGGCGTGCGGCGCGGTCGTGGTGGCGAGTGACGTCGGCGGGATCCGGGAGGCAGTGGGCGACGGCGCTCGACTGGTCGAAAACCTGAGCGAGGACGCCTGGGTCACCGCCCTCAAAGAGTCCGTCCTTGACCGTTCCTTCCGGCAGAGCTTGCGCGACGCGGCCTCCTACAGGTGTGCGGAGCTGACCTGGGGGAGCGTGGCGGAGAGGACGATCGCGGTCTACGGGCGGCTGCTCTCTCTCTGAGCCGGGCACCCCGCGGCATCAAACCGCCGGTGCTCAGACCCAGTCGAAGTGGTCCCGCAGCCGGTTGGCAACGCGCTCGAAGCGCCGCGGCGGAACGGAGGCGCCGCGGCGATGGACGTCAGTCTCGGAGACCAGCAGGGTTTTGTCCATGCGCACCCAGCACGGCTCGCCGGAGGCATCCCAATCCCCGGAGCCGATGTCGAGCCAGTCGGGGTGGGCGGCGTGCTCCTTGTCGGGAGAAATGAGCAGCCCGAGGACATCGTGGTGTTCGCGGCCGACGATGAGCAGTGAGCGTTCACGCGGCGGGGTCGACGGCACGGTGACCCAGACGACCTCGCCCGGTTCTGCTTGGCCGTCCATGTCGGGCGCGTAGTAGATGCTGCGCGCCATCCGCGAGGTGGGTTTGACGATGAGCCTGGCTGCGGAGGCCTTCTTGCGTTCGCGCGGGGCTCGGGGTGAGGAGCCGAGGCGTTCGTTGAGCAGAGCGAGGCCTTCTTCTAGTGGGCCCGGGCCCACGGCTTTGCGGCGCTTGATCCTGCGGACGAAGATGCCCCTTCACCCCCTTTGGCTGGTCGATGCGGTTCTCGCACCTACTTTAAGGGGTGTTGGTGGCCTTCACAACAAGTTTGTCGCGTGTTGGGTTTGCCCACGTGAGACGGTAAAGTGGGGCCAATCATGGCTGCCTCGAAAACCAATTTTGCGGAGACGACGTTTACGGACCCGTCCAGGATCCGGAACTTCTGCATCATCGCCCACATCGACCACGGTAAATCGACCCTGGCCGATCGCATTCTCCAGCTCTCCAAGGTCGTCGATGCGCGTGACATGCGCGACCAGTATCTCGACAATATGGACATTGAGCGCGAGCGCGGCATCACCATCAAGGCGCAGAACGTGCGCTTGCCGTGGACGCCGCTGTCGGGCGAGTTCGTGGGTCAGGAGACGATCCTGCAGATGATTGACACGCCCGGCCACGTCGACTTCTCCTACGAGGTCTCGCGTGCGCTGGAGGCGTGCGAGGGCGCGATTTTGCTTGTCGACGCCGCCCAGGGCATCGAGGCCCAGACCTTGGCCAACCTGTACATGGCGATGGACAAGGACCTCGAGATCATCCCGGTGCTCAACAAGATCGACCTGCCCGCGGCCGATCCGGACAAGTACGCGCTTGAGCTCGCCCACATCATCGGCTGCGAGCCGGAAGACGTGCTGCGCGTCTCGGGCAAGACGGGCGTCGGGGTGCCGGAGTTGCTGGATCGGCTAGTAGACCTCGTGCCACCGCCGTCGTCGGAAGGCGGTGCGGACGCCCCGGCTCGGGCGCTGATCTTCGACTCCGTGTACGACACCTACCGCGGCGTGGTCACCTACGTGCGCATGATGGACGGCAAGCTGATGCCGAACCAGCAGGTGCAGATGATGAACACCGGCGTCACGCACGAAATCCTGGAGATCGGCGTCGTCTCACCGACGATGAAGAAGACCAAGGGCTTGGGCCCCGGTGAGGTGGGCTACCTCATCACAGGTGTGAAAGACGTGCGTGAAACCCGCGTGGGTGACACGGTGACCTGGGCGAGCAAGGGTGCGGAAACTCCGCTTGCCGGTTTTGCCGAGGTCAAGCCCATGGTGTACTCGGGCCTGTTTCCGGTATCCCAGGAAGATTTCCCCGCCCTGCGCGAGTCGCTGGAAAAGCTCCAGCTTAACGACGCCTCCCTGACGTGGGAGCCGGAAACCTCTGTCGCCCTCGGGTTCGGTTTCCGGTGTGGCTTCCTCGGCCTTCTCCACTTGGAGATCACGCGAGATCGCCTCGAGCGAGAGTTCGACCTCGATCTGATTTCCACCGCCCCGTCCGTGACGTACCGGGTCGTCGCCGAGGACGGCACTGAGCAGTACGTGCACAACCCCTCGGACTGGCCCGGCGGCAAGATGCAGGAGGTCTACGAGCCGGTGGTGAACATGACCATCATCGTGCCGCAGGAGTTCGTGGGCACGACCATGGAGCTGTGCCAGTCGAAGCGCGGCACGATGAAGAACATGGAGTACCTCTCGGAGGAGCGCGTGGAGTTGCGCTACATCATGCCGCTCGGTGAGATCATCTTCGACTTCTTCGACATGCTCAAGTCCCGCACGAAGGGTTACGCCTCCCTGAACTACGAGGAGGCCGGCGAGCAGGAAGCCGACCTGGTGAAGGTGGACATTCTGCTGCAGGGTGAACCGGTGGACGCGTTCTCCGCCATCGTGCACCGCGACTCCGCCCAGTGGTACGGCAACAAGATGACTAAGAAGCTCAAAGAGCTCATCCCGCGCCAGCAGTTCGAGGTGCCGATCCAGGCGGCCATCGGGGCGAAGATCATCGCCCGCGAGAACATCCGCGCGCTGCGCAAGGACGTGTTGTCGAAGTGCTACGGCGGCGACATTTCGCGCAAGCGCAAGCTGTTGGAGAAGCAGAAGGCGGGCAAGAAGCGCATGAAGTCCATCGGCTCGGTCACCGTGCCGCAGGAGGCGTTCGTGGCGGCGCTGTCGACGGACGAGGAGTAGGCGCGGTTAAGCGGCCTCGAAGGTCCGGTGGAGACCCTCGTCGAGATCGGTCGGGGCCCAGTCGTAGGTGCCCTGCACGAAACGGGGGCTGTCCCACAGCCAGGTCATTTCGACGAGACCGTGAATGTCCCGGTTGAACAGCCCGGCGAACTGAAGCGTCCACTTCTTTAGTTCCAGCGGTGTGTGCGCGCGGAGTTTTCCTGCGTAGGCTGCGCGTTCGGCGAACTCTCTCTGGCAGACTGAGTCCGCAGTGGGCGTGATTGTGATCCCGGTGAGTTGGTTCTGTGAGGCACCGACGAGCGCCCGCGCGTAATCGGGCAGGTACGTGAAAGGGTGAAGCGCCGAGGAGTCGATGAGCGCCATCGTGCGGGTTGCGCGTTGCAGTGGTTCCACGATGAGAGCATGAGCCACTGCCGTTCGGCCGCACCCTGGTCCGTAGAGGTCGGAGGCCACCACGGAGCACACGGGGGTGTTTGCGTGCGTGCGGGCAATGAGGAGTTGGGCCCTGATCCCCGGCTTGCCGGTGGTGGCTACGACTTCGCTAGTGGCGGTCACCGTGTTCGCGCGTTCACCGAAAGCGTAGACGGACTCGGGGAAGGTCACGTGGATCTCGCGTTCAGCCGCGAGGCCGAGAACCGTCTTCTCAGCTGGGATGAGGGTGCTGCGCCACACTGCCGCGTCGTAAGGCGCGTGCATGCAGTCAATCACCCGGTTCGCGCCGCTTGTGTCAAAGGCGGCCTGCAGGTCGCGCGGATCGGCGGCGCTGCCCGCTAGGCTCCGGGCTCCGCGGACCGCAGTGCCCGACCGGGTGAGGACGAACACTTCGCGGCCGCGCTTGATCAGCTCATCGGTGACGGCCGTTCCAACTGGGCCGGCTCCAATGACGAGCGTTGTATCGGACATGACGACTCCTTGCGTGAAAATGTGAGCACTGCTCTCTATTTTCCAGCTACGCTAACACGTGTCGGGATTACTCGCAAGAGCAGTGCTCTCGAGTTGGTAGCATGGGTTCATGCCGACACCCCGCCAGATCGCCCGCGACGAGATGATGCGACGCATCAGCGAGATCGGGTTTGCACAGCTAGACGCCGGAGGACCCCATGCGCTCAACCTGCGCGCCGTTGCCCGTGAGCTGGGTGTGGTGTCCTCGGCGATATACCGATATGTTGCAGACCGAGATGCATTTCTCACGCTGCTGGTCACCGACGCTTATCGGCAGCTCGCCGATTCAGTGGAACGCAACGGGCAACCTGCCTCGGTCGTGGGAATCGCGGAGGCGATGCGGGCCTGGGCGATCGCGCATCCGAGGAGGTGGGGACTTATTTACGGCACCCCAGTTGTTGGTTACGCGGCGCCCAGCGACACACTCAGTCAAGGAACCCGCGTGATGCGGATGCTGCTTGAGGCTTTGGATAACGCGCATCCGAGCGTCGATACGCCCAGCACGGCGCTCGACGAGGCAACGCGCGAAGATATTGAGGCGCTGAGGCGCGAATGGGCGCCGCAGCTCAGCGCGGGTGCCGTTGAGCTGGCCGTGGAGGCGTGGTCACGAATCATCGGTTTGATTTCCAGCGAAGTGTTCGGGCATTTCGGCGAGGGTGCGTTTCGTCAGCCCGCTGTGCTATTTCGGCGCGCGGTGGAGAGGCTCGCCAACGGTCTGGGGCGACTTGGCGCCTGAGACGCCACGACGGCCGGCCAGCCCGCGTACCACCCGGACCCGGGGAACCAGCCGGGTGGTGGTTCGGATGTGCGTGGGGCGTACCTGGTCAGCATTGCGAGTACCACGAGCGCGCCGGCGTACTGCAGCAGGTAGGCGGCACCGCTGACGAGTGGGCGATTGTTGGTGTCGATGAGCTCGGTGATCCCCGCGACGTCGGCGTAGGCCAGCGACATGTTGTTCACCGTGTGCAGCACGATCGCCGCCTCGAGCCCGCCGGTGCGGTGCACAAGTAGCGAGGCGAACGCCGCGAATACCGCGACGCTAATCAGCCCACTCGCGCCGTAGGTGTGGCCGAAGACGAACGGCGGCAGTGAGAGCGCGTAGACCACCCACGGCGAGCGGATCCACGCGCCCAGCGCCTGGGGCAGTGAGCCGCGGAAGACCAGTTCCTCAGCGGTGGACTGCAGCGGCACGAGCAGCAGGCAGAGTGCGATGCTGGCCCAGAAAGCACCGTCGAGCGGGGCGGGAATTCCGCGGTGCACGATCGCGTCGATGACGAAGGTGATTGCCGGTGGGACGGCAATCAACAGCAGTGACAGTCTCACGATCGGCCAGCGGATGCGTCCGGTGACTGACAACAGCGCACGCGGGCGCCGCCCTGCGAGCCACGCTGCGAATAAGGCCCCGACTCCCGAGATGCCGATCGCGCCGTAGAAGAAGGCTATGTTGACCGGGTTGGCACCGAGTTCAGTTTCGATGATGCGGCTATAAAGCCAGTCCATGTCGGCGCCGCTTCCCCAGCTGGTGAGCAGAAACACCGCAGTAAACAATGCCTGGATGAGGAAGAAGAGGACTAAGGAGATCACGAACTCCAGGGCGGGCTTCCATCGCCGGTACGGCCTGCGGCGCAGCGCGGGTTCGAGGGACGCTCTGTGGTAGGCGAGCGTGGTCGAGGGGGTCACGCCCGCCACCCTGTAGCATCGAGCCCATGAAGATTGAGCGAGACGGGTTCACTATATTCGCACGCGTGCTTGGCGACGCCCCCAAGCCCGCACTCCTATATCTGCAGGGTGGACCCGGTTTCCCGAGCCCGCGCGAGCGCTTCGAGTGGATTGACACGGCCTTGAAGCACTACCGGGTGGTGCTGCTCGACCAGCGCGGCACCGGCCGCTCCACCCGCATTGACCGCGCCACGCCGCAGCTTATCGACGCCCCCACGCTGACCCAGCTTCGTGCCGACGAGATCGTCGCCGACGCCGAGGCGGTCCGCGAAGAGCTCGGTGTGAAGCGCTGGGACGTGCTCGGCCAATCCTTCGGCGGGTTCTGCCTCGCGCACTACCTGGCAGCGCACCCGGAAAGCGTGCGCCACGCGTTTTTCACGGGCGGTTTGCCCACCGTCACCCGCGGCGTGGACGAGGTCTACCGCGCCACCTTCGCTAAGCTGCGGGCCCGCCACCTGGAGTTTTACAGCGAGGTCCCGTGGGCGGAGTCGATGGTCCGCGAGGTGTGCCGCCACCTGGACAACTCCGAGGAGCTCCTGCCCACCGGTGAGCGGCTCAGTTCCCGGCGGTTTCGCACAGTCGGTGTGACGCTGGGGCGCGAGGGCGGCTTTGAGACTCTTGCCAACCTGTTGGAGGAGCCGTTCCACCCCAACGGCAGGCTGCGCACGGATTTCCTCGCCGACGTGGGCGACATGGTCAGCTTCGAGCGCGCCCCGCTGTACGCCGCGGTGCACGAATCCGTCTACGGCGGCACGGTGCCGGGGGCGACGGCGTGGGCGGCGCAACGCGTTTCGGAGACGCTCGACGGTTTCGCCCCGCAGGCAACCCCCGATGACGCCGAGTTCTACCTCACCGGCGAGCACATCTTCCCCTTCCAATTCGATGAAGACCCGGCGCTGCGCCCGTTTAAAGAGGTCGCTGAGGAGCTGGCCCGTAATGACGACTGGCGGAACTTGTACGCGGGGCTAGGGGCGTCGACAAGCGCTGCTGCGGTGGTCTATACGGACGACATTTTCGTGCCCCGCGAGCTTTCCCTCGAGACCGCCGATGCGCTCGGCGCGACGGTGTACGAAACCGCGGCGTGGCAGCACGACGGGCTGCGCCGGCACGGCCGCGACGTCATTGGCGTGCTGATGTCCGCAGTGGGGCTATGATGAGCGGCATGCAGACACCTTTTCTCCGCGAACAGGTAGACCTCAGCCACACTGAGCTGGCCGAGTTTGACCAGCTGACCAGCGCGTTCGAGTACGTGGAGGAGCATGTGCTCAACCCGGCGCTCATGCTGTATGTGACGCGCTAGCCTGCACACGCTGCGGATGCGGCTGGTGGGGTCTACCCTGCGAGGTGTGAAACTACATCGGACAACCCCACTGGCAGTGGCGTTTGCGCTGGCCGTTTCGGCAGCCCCGGTAGCCAACGCCGCGCCGCTCGATCACGTCAACCTGCAGCTTCCTCCGGGCGCCCCGGTGACGCTGCCGCAGCTGCGTAGCGACATCACCGGATCTTCAACCGGCGCGATTCCCGCCGAGCAGGACGGCGCCCCGGTGCCGGTGCCCTTCCCGCCGGACTACCTCGCGGGCTACATCTCGGACATCTCCTCCTACGACTACGGCATCTACGCCGAGGTCAACCGCCTGTTCCCACAGGTGCGCGACACGCAGCCGGAGACGATGGCCGCGAACCTGGACACGGTAGTGCGGATCAACAACAACGCCACCCCGGAACAGGTCACCCAGGCGCAGATCGATGCAGTGGCATCCGCCGACGGGCTGCTCACGGCCCTGTCGCCGGCGATGGGCGAGGAGTTCGGTACCGCGTTTCGCGACGCGCTCGCCGAGGGCCGCCTGCCGAAGACGGCCTACCT
Above is a window of Corynebacterium sanguinis DNA encoding:
- a CDS encoding holo-ACP synthase; amino-acid sequence: MHKIFERFLPAALRGPRAESAGPVPAPYVRVGCDVAAISDVQWAMDRFGDRYLTRVFGLSGPLSRYELSPQHLAGKFAAMEAVAKILDVRATSVPLGDIEIVNNPSGRPSVVLHRRASEVARALGVQAWDVSISHEADTAFAVAVATGLAGRGGQTQETQSSQFRQV
- a CDS encoding sugar transferase is translated as MAFDLDPAHRACDTLILVFASFASFGRHPLLLAAAMVLALQFIPNLYRHRLTLSALDEAPRLLVAGGISAFVAVVLTDQEWTETGIVRFWFLVTVALFLGRAVTNVLIRATRRRWRATRRRTAILGGGQSGADLCDILLEQPELGLQPVVVVDMTRRVAYTRSSSVPVKVVEPDGLADFLVRVRASVLIVADSQFEDRQVLEMLRDCVRLDTEIFILPTLSDYISLEGAMDRVRSYPLARVRRAPYRSFAWGLKRPIDMVLSATALILLSPVLLVFAVLIKLEDRGAPVLFRQTRIGVDEKPFELLKFRSMTPKNVHESDTTWNIAGDPRITRLGAFMRRYSIDEFPQIYNVLRGDMALVGPRPERPTFVEKFNEEHEGYRARHRVPVGLTGWAAANGLRGDTSIRERVKFDNFYIENWSLWLDFKIIVLTLGAVFRGSGS
- a CDS encoding glycosyltransferase family 4 protein, which gives rise to MNSPESTLSVVLGAMALRPGGSGVQTYERELLNAAAMRLEGKVKLSATVQRDTVGELPDAVAPIPRPVGGGVKRALHGLQPVRGADLFHSLDVDLPLGQGGALVATVHDMSVFDTPWAMSRVRARGEQVLLRRSLQKADELIAVSAFTAQRIEALLKRTAHVIPLAPASWARIPGDNEVGEVRRKYGLPERFVFQLGTLEPRKRPDVPAVAAAKLGIPMVVAGAGTDGPLPFPARGLGYVDREDIPALYRAASVVCYASVYEGFGLPPVEAMACGAVVVASDVGGIREAVGDGARLVENLSEDAWVTALKESVLDRSFRQSLRDAASYRCAELTWGSVAERTIAVYGRLLSL
- a CDS encoding type II toxin-antitoxin system PemK/MazF family toxin; the protein is MGPGPLEEGLALLNERLGSSPRAPRERKKASAARLIVKPTSRMARSIYYAPDMDGQAEPGEVVWVTVPSTPPRERSLLIVGREHHDVLGLLISPDKEHAAHPDWLDIGSGDWDASGEPCWVRMDKTLLVSETDVHRRGASVPPRRFERVANRLRDHFDWV
- a CDS encoding NAD-dependent epimerase/dehydratase family protein, translating into MSDTTLVIGAGPVGTAVTDELIKRGREVFVLTRSGTAVRGARSLAGSAADPRDLQAAFDTSGANRVIDCMHAPYDAAVWRSTLIPAEKTVLGLAAEREIHVTFPESVYAFGERANTVTATSEVVATTGKPGIRAQLLIARTHANTPVCSVVASDLYGPGCGRTAVAHALIVEPLQRATRTMALIDSSALHPFTYLPDYARALVGASQNQLTGITITPTADSVCQREFAERAAYAGKLRAHTPLELKKWTLQFAGLFNRDIHGLVEMTWLWDSPRFVQGTYDWAPTDLDEGLHRTFEAA
- a CDS encoding phosphopantetheine-binding protein: MDILFEIREALKEATHGKMGDRVTTVDENLLEMGLTSHQIVQWMIGIEEALDIEFPDDQLNRETFASISSVHRAVETQVR
- the lepA gene encoding translation elongation factor 4; this translates as MAASKTNFAETTFTDPSRIRNFCIIAHIDHGKSTLADRILQLSKVVDARDMRDQYLDNMDIERERGITIKAQNVRLPWTPLSGEFVGQETILQMIDTPGHVDFSYEVSRALEACEGAILLVDAAQGIEAQTLANLYMAMDKDLEIIPVLNKIDLPAADPDKYALELAHIIGCEPEDVLRVSGKTGVGVPELLDRLVDLVPPPSSEGGADAPARALIFDSVYDTYRGVVTYVRMMDGKLMPNQQVQMMNTGVTHEILEIGVVSPTMKKTKGLGPGEVGYLITGVKDVRETRVGDTVTWASKGAETPLAGFAEVKPMVYSGLFPVSQEDFPALRESLEKLQLNDASLTWEPETSVALGFGFRCGFLGLLHLEITRDRLEREFDLDLISTAPSVTYRVVAEDGTEQYVHNPSDWPGGKMQEVYEPVVNMTIIVPQEFVGTTMELCQSKRGTMKNMEYLSEERVELRYIMPLGEIIFDFFDMLKSRTKGYASLNYEEAGEQEADLVKVDILLQGEPVDAFSAIVHRDSAQWYGNKMTKKLKELIPRQQFEVPIQAAIGAKIIARENIRALRKDVLSKCYGGDISRKRKLLEKQKAGKKRMKSIGSVTVPQEAFVAALSTDEE